From one Variovorax sp. PBL-H6 genomic stretch:
- a CDS encoding TRAP transporter small permease — MSSPPESGPTLDAASPLPPEIEAADEPTRVPLAIEDWATVIIMGLLACITFANVLVRYFTDSSFAWTEEFSVFLMILLAMVAGSAAVARDRHIRIEYFADSGSIGRRKRLAQFGALMVAALFFLIAALSVRVVWDDYRFEETSPGIGVPQWWYSVWLPIVCFAIGLRAVGLFIRRSRERRVEDARE, encoded by the coding sequence ATGTCCTCCCCTCCCGAGTCCGGCCCCACGCTGGACGCCGCCAGTCCCCTGCCCCCCGAGATCGAAGCCGCCGACGAGCCCACCCGCGTGCCGCTGGCCATCGAGGACTGGGCCACGGTGATCATCATGGGCCTGCTGGCCTGCATCACCTTCGCCAACGTGCTGGTGCGCTACTTCACCGATTCCTCCTTCGCCTGGACCGAGGAGTTCTCGGTGTTCCTCATGATCCTGCTGGCCATGGTCGCGGGCTCGGCCGCGGTGGCGCGCGACCGGCACATCCGCATCGAGTACTTCGCGGACAGCGGCTCCATCGGCCGGCGCAAGCGGCTCGCGCAGTTCGGCGCGCTGATGGTGGCTGCGCTCTTCTTCCTGATCGCGGCGCTGAGCGTGCGCGTGGTGTGGGACGACTATCGCTTCGAGGAGACCTCGCCCGGCATCGGCGTGCCGCAGTGGTGGTACTCGGTCTGGCTGCCGATCGTCTGCTTCGCGATCGGGTTGCGCGCGGTGGGCCTGTTCATTCGGCGCAGCCGCGAGCGGCGCGTCGAGGACGCGCGCGAATGA
- a CDS encoding acyl-CoA dehydrogenase family protein codes for MNFEHTEDRRMLADSLNRFIAEQYAFETRDRIAKSDQGFSTKIWEQFAELGVIGALFREEDGGFGGGGFDVAVVFEALGRGLVVEPVLGAVMAGEAIAAAGNEAQKEHLAAIIAGSTIAALAHDEPGAHYEPAQVQTRAERSGDGWLLNGAKAVVPHGEQADVFVVSARTSGANDDQAGISLFLVPAKAQGLHVRGCPAIDGGRVAELAFDGLKLESGALLGSEGQGYPTLERAIGRGLLALCAESLGAMEAAKAATLEYLRTRKQFGQLIGSFQALQHRMADLLLEVEQARSAVINAAAAIDGDDRVARERALSAAKASIGRIGTLVAEESIQMHGGIGMTWELPLAHYAKRLVMIDHQLGDEDHHLQRFATLGRQALPAAH; via the coding sequence ATGAATTTCGAACACACCGAAGACCGGCGCATGCTCGCCGACAGCCTGAACCGCTTCATCGCCGAGCAGTACGCCTTCGAGACGCGTGACCGCATCGCGAAGTCGGATCAGGGCTTCAGCACGAAGATCTGGGAGCAGTTCGCCGAGCTGGGCGTGATCGGCGCGCTCTTCCGCGAAGAGGATGGTGGCTTCGGCGGTGGCGGCTTCGATGTCGCCGTGGTCTTCGAGGCGCTGGGCCGCGGCCTGGTGGTCGAGCCGGTGCTGGGCGCGGTGATGGCCGGCGAGGCGATTGCCGCGGCGGGCAACGAAGCGCAGAAGGAACACCTGGCCGCCATCATCGCGGGCAGCACCATCGCGGCGCTGGCGCACGACGAGCCGGGCGCGCACTACGAACCCGCGCAGGTGCAGACGCGCGCCGAACGCAGCGGCGATGGATGGCTGCTCAACGGCGCCAAGGCCGTGGTGCCCCACGGCGAGCAGGCGGATGTCTTCGTGGTCTCCGCACGCACCTCCGGAGCGAACGACGACCAAGCCGGCATCTCGCTCTTCCTCGTGCCGGCAAAGGCGCAGGGCTTGCACGTGCGCGGCTGCCCCGCCATCGACGGCGGCCGCGTGGCCGAGCTCGCGTTCGACGGGCTGAAGCTGGAAAGCGGCGCGCTGCTGGGCAGCGAAGGCCAGGGCTACCCGACGCTGGAGCGCGCCATCGGCCGCGGCCTGCTCGCCTTGTGCGCCGAAAGCCTGGGCGCGATGGAAGCGGCCAAGGCGGCCACGCTCGAGTACCTGCGCACGCGCAAGCAGTTCGGCCAATTGATCGGCAGCTTCCAGGCGCTGCAGCACCGCATGGCCGACCTGCTGCTCGAAGTGGAGCAGGCGCGCTCGGCCGTGATCAATGCAGCGGCGGCGATCGACGGCGACGACCGCGTGGCGCGCGAGCGCGCGCTCTCCGCCGCCAAGGCGAGCATCGGGCGCATCGGCACACTGGTGGCCGAGGAAAGCATCCAGATGCACGGCGGCATCGGCATGACGTGGGAGCTGCCGCTGGCCCACTATGCGAAGCGGCTGGTGATGATCGACCACCAGCTCGGCGACGAGGACCATCATCTGCAGCGCTTTGCCACGCTCGGGCGGCAAGCCCTCCCCGCGGCGCACTGA
- a CDS encoding amino acid ABC transporter permease, whose protein sequence is MLANLDFSFYNWNVVSGFLLKGLYFSVFLTVVSTLGGILFGTLLALMRLSGKKWLDAPAAIYVNGMRSIPLVMVILWFFLLVPFIIGRPIGAEISAIVTFVAFEAAYFSEIMRAGIQSIPRGQVHAAQAVGMTYKQNMTLVILPQAFRNMLPVLLTQTIILFQDTSLVYAIGAYDLLKGFETAGKNFGRPIESYLLAAVVYFVICYALSFLVKRLHKKIAIIR, encoded by the coding sequence CTGTACTTCAGCGTCTTCCTCACCGTCGTTTCGACGCTCGGCGGCATTCTCTTCGGCACGCTGCTGGCCTTGATGCGGCTGTCGGGCAAGAAGTGGCTGGACGCGCCGGCCGCGATCTACGTCAACGGCATGCGCAGCATTCCGCTGGTGATGGTGATCCTGTGGTTCTTCCTGCTGGTGCCGTTCATCATCGGCCGGCCGATCGGCGCCGAGATCTCGGCCATCGTCACCTTTGTCGCGTTCGAAGCCGCCTACTTCAGCGAGATCATGCGCGCGGGCATCCAGTCGATCCCGCGCGGCCAGGTCCATGCCGCGCAGGCGGTGGGCATGACCTACAAGCAGAACATGACGCTGGTGATCCTGCCGCAGGCCTTCCGCAACATGCTGCCGGTGCTGTTGACGCAGACCATCATCCTGTTCCAGGACACGTCGCTGGTGTACGCCATCGGCGCCTACGACCTGTTGAAGGGCTTCGAGACGGCGGGCAAGAATTTCGGCCGGCCGATCGAGTCCTACCTGCTGGCGGCGGTGGTGTACTTCGTCATCTGCTATGCGCTGTCATTCCTGGTCAAGCGTCTTCACAAGAAGATCGCCATCATCCGCTGA
- a CDS encoding acetyl-CoA C-acyltransferase: MREAVIVSTARTPLTKAHRGEFNATPGPTLAAFAVRAAVDRAGIDPALIEDAILGCGYPEGTTGRNVARQALVRAGLPISIAGTTVNRFCASGLQAIAMAAGRIVVEGAPAMIAGGVESISQIRTRSATDSGDSGMDPWIVEHKPALYLSMIETADIVAKRYGISREAQDRFSAESQRKTEEAQLAGRYKDEIVACTTTMAVTDKETRLVSYKEVTADADTCNRRGTTYEALARLEPVMGAGKFVTAGNASQLSDGASACVLMEAREAERANLKPLGAFRGLALAGCEPDEMGIGPVFAVPKLLARNGLKVDDIDLWELNEAFASQSLYCQEKLGIPADRLNVDGGAISIGHPFGMTGARLAGHVLIEGRRRGAKYAVVTMCIAGGMGAAGLFEIF, from the coding sequence ATGCGCGAAGCCGTCATCGTTTCCACCGCACGCACCCCGCTCACCAAGGCGCACCGCGGCGAGTTCAATGCCACACCCGGACCCACGCTCGCCGCCTTTGCGGTGCGCGCGGCGGTCGACCGGGCGGGCATCGACCCGGCGCTGATCGAGGACGCGATCCTCGGCTGCGGCTACCCCGAAGGCACCACCGGCCGCAACGTGGCGCGCCAGGCGCTCGTGCGCGCCGGGCTGCCGATCAGCATCGCCGGCACCACGGTCAACCGCTTCTGCGCCTCGGGGCTGCAGGCCATCGCAATGGCGGCGGGCCGCATCGTGGTCGAGGGCGCGCCGGCGATGATCGCGGGCGGCGTGGAGAGCATCTCGCAAATCCGCACCCGCAGCGCGACCGACAGCGGCGATTCCGGCATGGACCCCTGGATCGTCGAGCACAAGCCGGCTCTCTACCTCTCGATGATCGAGACCGCCGACATCGTGGCCAAGCGCTACGGCATCAGCCGCGAGGCGCAGGACCGCTTCTCGGCCGAGAGCCAGCGCAAGACGGAAGAGGCGCAACTCGCGGGCCGCTACAAGGACGAGATCGTGGCCTGCACCACGACCATGGCGGTGACGGACAAGGAAACCAGGCTGGTCAGCTACAAGGAGGTGACTGCCGACGCCGACACCTGCAACCGCCGGGGCACCACCTACGAGGCGCTGGCCAGGCTGGAGCCGGTGATGGGCGCCGGCAAGTTCGTCACCGCAGGCAATGCCTCGCAGCTCTCCGATGGCGCTTCGGCCTGCGTGCTGATGGAAGCCAGGGAGGCCGAGCGTGCCAACCTGAAGCCGCTGGGCGCCTTCCGCGGCTTGGCGCTGGCCGGCTGCGAGCCTGACGAGATGGGCATCGGCCCGGTGTTCGCGGTGCCGAAACTGCTGGCGCGCAACGGCCTCAAGGTCGACGATATCGACCTGTGGGAACTCAACGAGGCCTTTGCCTCGCAGTCCCTCTACTGCCAGGAGAAGCTCGGCATTCCGGCCGATCGGCTCAATGTCGACGGCGGCGCGATCTCGATCGGCCACCCCTTCGGCATGACGGGCGCGCGGCTCGCGGGCCACGTGCTGATCGAGGGACGGCGCCGCGGCGCGAAGTACGCGGTGGTCACGATGTGCATCGCCGGCGGCATGGGCGCTGCCGGCTTGTTCGAAATCTTCTGA
- a CDS encoding TRAP transporter large permease has product MIPALLFAAFILMMLVGVPIGAALGLAGAVAIGLANADAQWFGLLAVPQNFYAGLGKYPLLAIPMFVLVGSIFDRSGVALRLVNFAIAIVGRGPGMLPLVAIVVAMFLGGISGSGPANAAAVGAVMIGAMSRAGYPAAYSASVVGAAAATDILIPPSVAFIVYSVLVPGASVPALFAAGMVPGVLAGLALIVPAVWMARRHRMGALEATLPRPPFWQSLRDAIWGLAAPVLILGGMRAGWFTPTEAAVVAVFYGLFVGMAVHRTIRVKDLFVILRESGELSAVILLVVSLAGIFAYSLSTLGVIDPVTRAIVNSGLGEYGVLSLLILLLITVGMFLDGVSIFLIFVPLLWPIVQHYKWDPVWFGVILTLKVALGQFTPPLAVNLMVSCRIAKVRMEETVRWVGWMLFAMFLVMVAVIVWPQLALWLPHALGY; this is encoded by the coding sequence ATGATCCCCGCACTGCTCTTCGCCGCCTTCATCCTGATGATGCTGGTGGGCGTGCCGATCGGCGCGGCGCTGGGACTCGCGGGTGCCGTCGCCATCGGGCTGGCGAATGCCGATGCCCAGTGGTTCGGGCTGCTCGCGGTGCCGCAGAACTTCTATGCAGGGCTGGGCAAGTACCCGCTGCTCGCGATCCCGATGTTCGTGCTGGTGGGTTCGATCTTCGACCGCTCGGGCGTGGCGCTGCGCCTGGTCAATTTCGCGATCGCCATCGTCGGGCGCGGGCCCGGCATGCTGCCCCTGGTGGCGATCGTCGTCGCGATGTTCCTGGGCGGCATCTCGGGCTCGGGCCCTGCCAATGCAGCGGCGGTCGGCGCGGTGATGATCGGGGCGATGTCGCGCGCGGGCTATCCGGCCGCCTACTCGGCGAGCGTGGTCGGCGCCGCCGCCGCGACCGACATCCTGATTCCTCCCTCGGTGGCCTTCATCGTCTACTCGGTGCTGGTGCCGGGCGCCTCGGTGCCTGCGCTGTTCGCGGCCGGCATGGTGCCCGGTGTGCTGGCGGGCCTGGCGTTGATCGTGCCTGCCGTGTGGATGGCGCGCCGCCATCGCATGGGCGCGCTCGAGGCCACGCTGCCGCGGCCGCCCTTCTGGCAGAGCCTGCGCGATGCGATCTGGGGCCTGGCGGCGCCGGTGCTCATCCTCGGCGGCATGCGCGCGGGCTGGTTCACGCCGACCGAGGCGGCGGTGGTGGCGGTGTTCTACGGTCTCTTCGTCGGCATGGCGGTGCACCGCACGATCCGGGTCAAGGACCTGTTCGTGATCCTGCGCGAGTCGGGCGAGCTGTCGGCGGTGATCCTGCTGGTGGTCTCGCTGGCGGGGATCTTCGCCTACTCGCTGTCGACGCTGGGCGTGATCGATCCGGTGACGCGCGCGATCGTGAACTCCGGGCTGGGCGAATACGGCGTGCTGTCGCTGCTGATCCTGCTGCTCATCACGGTCGGCATGTTCCTCGATGGCGTTTCGATCTTCCTGATCTTCGTGCCGCTGCTGTGGCCGATCGTGCAGCACTACAAATGGGACCCGGTGTGGTTCGGCGTGATCCTCACGCTGAAGGTGGCACTGGGCCAGTTCACGCCGCCGCTGGCGGTCAACCTGATGGTGTCGTGCCGCATCGCCAAAGTGCGCATGGAAGAGACCGTGCGCTGGGTGGGCTGGATGCTGTTCGCGATGTTCCTGGTGATGGTGGCGGTGATCGTGTGGCCGCAGCTGGCGCTGTGGCTGCCGCATGCGCTGGGTTACTAG
- a CDS encoding amino acid ABC transporter ATP-binding protein yields the protein MIEIKNVSKWYGPVQVLNDCSVSIAKGDVVVVCGPSGSGKSTLIKTVNALEPFQKGEITVNGIPLHDPKTNLPKLRSKVGMVFQHFELFPHLSVTENLTIAQIKVLGRSQDEAKTRGLKMLDRVGLMAHKDKYPGQLSGGQQQRVAIARALSMDPMVMLFDEPTSALDPEMVGEVLDVMVALAKEGMTMMVVTHEMGFARKVASRVIFIDVGGRILEDCSKDEFFAHPENRQARTRDFLNKILQH from the coding sequence ATGATCGAAATCAAGAACGTCTCGAAGTGGTATGGGCCGGTCCAGGTGCTCAACGACTGCTCCGTCAGCATCGCCAAGGGCGACGTGGTGGTGGTGTGCGGCCCGTCGGGTTCGGGCAAGTCGACGCTGATCAAGACGGTGAACGCGCTCGAGCCCTTCCAGAAGGGCGAGATCACGGTCAATGGCATTCCGCTGCACGACCCCAAGACCAACCTGCCGAAGCTGCGCTCCAAGGTGGGCATGGTGTTCCAGCATTTCGAGCTGTTCCCGCACCTGTCGGTGACGGAGAACCTCACGATCGCGCAGATCAAGGTGCTGGGGCGCTCGCAGGACGAGGCCAAGACCCGCGGCCTGAAGATGCTCGACCGCGTGGGCCTGATGGCGCACAAGGACAAGTACCCCGGTCAGCTCTCCGGTGGCCAGCAGCAGCGCGTGGCGATCGCGCGCGCACTGAGCATGGACCCGATGGTGATGCTGTTCGACGAGCCGACCTCGGCGCTCGACCCCGAGATGGTCGGCGAGGTGCTGGACGTGATGGTGGCGCTTGCCAAGGAAGGCATGACCATGATGGTGGTGACGCACGAGATGGGCTTCGCGCGCAAGGTGGCGAGTCGTGTCATCTTCATCGACGTGGGTGGGCGGATTCTCGAAGACTGCTCGAAGGACGAGTTCTTCGCGCATCCCGAGAACCGGCAGGCACGGACGCGGGACTTTCTCAACAAGATCCTGCAGCACTGA
- a CDS encoding acyl-CoA synthetase, whose protein sequence is MSTSETRATGAPFSATFPIRSIDDVRRLEQTPLSEALTVRSTYEIFRNAAAAFGDNTALTFLRSGDPADEPIRWSYAQLLAGIHQTANLLHTLGVGPEDAVAILLPGCLEYHLALWGGAAAGIAQPLNPLLTDEKLVSLMKAGRAKVLIAWGADDDGGMWSKAMRLRSQVPTLTTVLRVAPHDEPPGAAGALPEGVLDFAARRAMEPDDHLASGRDIAPADIAAYFHTGGTTGAPKLARHSHGAQVFTAFASIKMTSQGPHDISINGYPLFHVAGVLPASLASLSAGVEVIIPTTTLLRNRQVMANYWKLVEKHRPTSLSAVPTVLAALANVPLDGADISSIRYCRTGAAVLPPELAARFERLFGLHVHESLGMTEMAGISTITPPGVIGPPGCVGLRLPWTQIRIVALDAHGNASDQELPPGEQGMVLFKSPNLFSGFVDPADNAKTFTADGWLASGDLGWIDQEERLHLSGRSKDLIIRSGHNIDPKTIEDALGAHPAVQLCAAVGAPDAYAGELPVAFATLVPGKTASEAELLAFTAARVDEAPAKPKSVVVIEQMPMTNVGKIFKPDLRALAARRVAEALVEEAWADLDLPGTARPAVRAEGEKALMVTIDAATTGPATQALQGRLQDTLGRLPLKVQVLVK, encoded by the coding sequence ATGAGCACGAGCGAGACACGCGCCACGGGCGCGCCCTTCAGCGCGACCTTCCCCATCCGCAGCATCGACGACGTGCGCCGGCTCGAGCAAACCCCGCTGTCCGAGGCGCTGACGGTGCGCAGCACCTACGAGATCTTTCGCAACGCCGCCGCGGCTTTCGGCGACAACACGGCGCTGACCTTCCTGCGCAGCGGCGACCCGGCCGACGAGCCGATTCGCTGGTCGTATGCCCAACTGCTCGCAGGCATCCACCAGACCGCGAACCTGCTGCACACGCTGGGCGTGGGGCCGGAGGATGCAGTGGCGATCCTGCTGCCGGGCTGCCTCGAGTACCACCTGGCGCTGTGGGGCGGCGCGGCGGCGGGCATTGCGCAGCCGCTCAATCCGCTGCTCACCGACGAAAAGCTGGTCTCGCTGATGAAGGCCGGCCGCGCCAAGGTGCTGATCGCCTGGGGCGCGGACGACGACGGCGGCATGTGGTCGAAAGCGATGCGCCTCCGCAGCCAGGTGCCGACGCTCACCACCGTGCTGCGCGTGGCGCCGCACGATGAGCCGCCGGGTGCCGCGGGCGCGCTGCCCGAGGGCGTGCTCGACTTCGCTGCGCGACGCGCGATGGAGCCCGACGACCACCTCGCAAGCGGCCGCGACATCGCGCCGGCCGACATCGCCGCCTACTTCCACACCGGCGGCACCACGGGTGCGCCCAAGCTGGCGCGCCACAGCCACGGTGCGCAAGTGTTCACGGCCTTCGCCAGCATCAAGATGACGAGCCAGGGGCCGCACGACATTTCCATCAACGGCTACCCGCTGTTCCATGTGGCGGGCGTGCTGCCGGCGTCGCTGGCCTCGCTCTCGGCCGGGGTGGAGGTGATCATTCCCACCACCACCCTGCTGCGCAACCGGCAGGTGATGGCGAACTACTGGAAGCTGGTGGAGAAGCACCGCCCGACTTCGCTGTCGGCCGTGCCCACCGTGCTCGCGGCGCTGGCCAATGTGCCGCTGGACGGCGCCGACATCTCCTCCATCCGCTACTGCCGCACGGGCGCCGCAGTGCTGCCGCCCGAGCTGGCGGCACGCTTCGAGCGCCTGTTCGGCCTGCACGTGCACGAGAGCCTGGGCATGACCGAGATGGCGGGCATTTCCACCATCACGCCGCCGGGCGTGATCGGGCCGCCGGGCTGCGTGGGCTTGCGCCTGCCGTGGACGCAGATCCGCATCGTGGCGCTGGATGCGCACGGCAATGCCAGCGACCAGGAGCTTCCGCCGGGCGAGCAGGGCATGGTGCTCTTCAAGTCGCCCAACCTGTTCTCCGGCTTCGTCGATCCGGCCGACAACGCGAAGACCTTCACCGCCGACGGCTGGCTGGCGAGCGGCGACCTCGGCTGGATCGACCAGGAGGAGCGCCTCCATCTCAGCGGCCGCTCCAAGGACCTGATCATCCGCAGCGGCCACAACATCGACCCCAAGACCATCGAGGACGCGCTGGGCGCGCATCCCGCGGTGCAGCTGTGCGCCGCGGTCGGCGCGCCCGATGCCTATGCGGGCGAGCTGCCGGTGGCCTTCGCCACGCTGGTCCCGGGCAAGACGGCGAGCGAGGCCGAGCTGCTGGCCTTCACCGCCGCGCGCGTGGACGAGGCGCCGGCCAAGCCGAAATCGGTGGTGGTGATCGAGCAGATGCCCATGACCAATGTCGGCAAGATCTTCAAGCCCGACCTGCGCGCCCTTGCCGCGCGCCGCGTGGCGGAGGCGCTGGTGGAGGAGGCCTGGGCCGACCTCGACCTCCCCGGCACCGCGCGCCCGGCGGTGCGGGCCGAGGGCGAGAAGGCGCTGATGGTGACCATCGACGCCGCCACGACCGGCCCGGCGACGCAGGCGCTGCAGGGCCGGCTGCAGGACACGCTCGGGCGCCTGCCGCTCAAGGTTCAGGTGCTGGTGAAGTAA
- a CDS encoding acyl-CoA dehydrogenase family protein, which translates to MDLNFTPEEQAFRKEVRSFLAEKLPKRLSDKVACGKHLSKADMEEWHAILNARGWLANHWPEQYGGPGWTAVEKFIFENECALAHAPRIVPFGVNMLGPVLIKYGNEEQKRHWLPRILDGSDWWCQGYSEPGAGSDLASVKTSAVKGVDAQGPHYIVNGQKTWTTLGQHANMIFCLVRTNREAKKQEGISFLLIDMKSPGVEVRPIITLDGDHEVNEVFFSDVRVPAENLVGEEDKGWTCAKYLLTYERTNIAGVGFSVAAMEQLKTIADRQTKNGKPLSEDPAFAARMARVEIDLENMKTTNLRVIAAVAGGGVPGAESSMLKIRGTEIRQEISSLIRRAMGPYARPYVEAALEEGFTGTPFGPAEAAPAAAKYFNNRKLSIFGGSNEIQKNIISKMILGL; encoded by the coding sequence ATGGACCTCAACTTCACGCCTGAAGAACAAGCCTTCCGCAAGGAGGTGCGCAGCTTCCTCGCGGAAAAGCTGCCCAAGCGCCTCTCCGACAAGGTCGCTTGCGGCAAACACCTGAGCAAGGCCGACATGGAGGAGTGGCACGCCATCCTCAACGCGCGCGGCTGGCTCGCGAATCACTGGCCCGAACAATACGGCGGCCCGGGCTGGACCGCGGTCGAGAAGTTCATCTTCGAGAACGAATGCGCGCTGGCCCATGCGCCGCGCATCGTGCCCTTCGGCGTCAACATGCTGGGGCCGGTGCTGATCAAGTACGGCAACGAGGAACAGAAGCGCCATTGGCTGCCGCGCATCCTCGACGGCTCGGACTGGTGGTGCCAGGGCTACTCCGAACCCGGCGCGGGCTCGGACCTGGCCTCGGTCAAGACCTCGGCCGTCAAAGGCGTCGATGCGCAGGGCCCGCACTACATCGTGAACGGCCAGAAGACCTGGACCACGCTGGGCCAGCACGCCAACATGATCTTCTGCCTGGTGCGCACCAACCGCGAGGCGAAGAAGCAGGAGGGCATCAGCTTCCTGCTGATCGACATGAAGTCGCCGGGGGTCGAGGTGCGGCCGATCATCACGCTGGACGGCGACCACGAGGTCAACGAAGTGTTCTTCTCCGACGTGCGCGTGCCGGCCGAGAACCTGGTGGGCGAGGAGGACAAGGGCTGGACCTGTGCCAAGTACCTGCTGACCTACGAGCGCACCAACATCGCGGGCGTGGGCTTCTCGGTGGCGGCCATGGAGCAGCTCAAGACCATCGCGGACAGGCAGACGAAGAACGGCAAGCCGCTGTCGGAAGACCCGGCTTTCGCGGCGCGCATGGCGCGCGTCGAGATCGACCTGGAGAACATGAAGACCACCAACCTGCGCGTGATCGCGGCGGTGGCGGGCGGCGGCGTGCCGGGGGCCGAGAGCTCGATGCTCAAGATTCGCGGGACGGAGATCCGCCAGGAGATCTCGTCGCTGATCCGGCGCGCGATGGGGCCGTATGCGCGGCCTTACGTCGAAGCGGCGCTCGAAGAAGGCTTCACCGGCACGCCCTTTGGCCCGGCCGAGGCGGCGCCTGCCGCGGCCAAGTACTTCAACAACCGCAAGCTGTCGATCTTCGGCGGCTCCAACGAGATCCAGAAAAACATCATCTCCAAGATGATCCTGGGACTGTGA
- a CDS encoding DctP family TRAP transporter solute-binding subunit produces MKFRRSLIGLLAVAATLGSFSVSAPAQGYKAEYKMSLVLGPPTPWGQAGKIWADLVKERTQGRINIKLYPGVSLIQGDQTREFSALRQGVIDMAVGSTINWSPQVKQLNLFSLPFLMPDYAAVDALTQGEVGKEIFKTLDKSGVVPLAWGENGYREITNSKRAIKSPEDLKGMKIRVVGSPIFSDMFSALGANPTQMSWADAQPALASGAVDGQENPLFLFTVLKMHTVGQKYVTTWGYMADPLVFVVNKDTWASWTPADQAIVRQAAIDAGKQEIEIARKGLVEADKPVLKEIAGMGVTVTQLTPEEREAFVKATRPVYAKWKPQIGADLVTKAEQAIAARKK; encoded by the coding sequence ATGAAATTCCGTCGTTCACTGATCGGCCTGCTGGCGGTGGCTGCCACGCTGGGCAGCTTCTCGGTCTCCGCGCCGGCGCAAGGCTACAAGGCCGAATACAAGATGTCGCTCGTGCTGGGCCCGCCCACGCCCTGGGGCCAGGCCGGCAAGATCTGGGCCGACCTGGTGAAGGAGCGCACGCAGGGCCGCATCAACATCAAGCTCTACCCTGGCGTCTCGCTGATCCAGGGCGACCAGACGCGCGAGTTCAGCGCGTTGCGCCAAGGCGTGATCGACATGGCGGTGGGCTCGACCATCAACTGGTCGCCTCAGGTGAAGCAGCTCAACCTGTTCTCGCTGCCTTTCCTGATGCCCGACTACGCGGCCGTCGATGCGCTGACGCAGGGCGAGGTCGGCAAGGAGATCTTCAAGACGCTGGACAAGTCGGGCGTGGTGCCTTTGGCGTGGGGCGAGAACGGCTACCGCGAGATCACCAACTCCAAGCGTGCCATCAAGTCGCCTGAAGACCTGAAGGGCATGAAGATCCGTGTGGTCGGCTCGCCCATCTTTTCCGACATGTTCAGCGCGCTGGGCGCCAATCCGACGCAGATGAGCTGGGCCGATGCGCAGCCCGCCCTGGCGAGCGGCGCGGTGGACGGGCAGGAGAACCCGCTGTTCCTCTTCACCGTGCTCAAGATGCACACGGTCGGGCAGAAGTACGTCACGACCTGGGGCTACATGGCGGATCCGCTGGTGTTCGTGGTCAACAAGGACACCTGGGCCTCGTGGACGCCGGCCGACCAGGCCATCGTGCGCCAGGCGGCCATCGATGCCGGCAAGCAGGAGATCGAGATCGCGCGCAAGGGCCTGGTGGAAGCCGACAAGCCGGTCCTGAAGGAGATCGCGGGAATGGGCGTGACGGTGACGCAGCTCACCCCGGAAGAGCGCGAAGCCTTCGTGAAGGCGACGCGTCCTGTGTATGCCAAGTGGAAGCCGCAGATTGGCGCGGACCTGGTGACGAAGGCTGAGCAGGCGATTGCTGCTCGTAAAAAGTAG